In Nitrospira sp., a single genomic region encodes these proteins:
- a CDS encoding 3'(2'),5'-bisphosphate nucleotidase CysQ, translating into MDRELHLLVESVREAGARALELARTGFDVQTKSDRSPVTTADLEVNRILHEMQQKHFPEDGWLSEESPDDPARLGRARVWIVDPIDGTRAFIKKLPEFCISAALVEKGNPLAAVIFNPSTDELFTAVRGRGLQVNGKPVPRSTKTDPPLVMVSPGEFRGGPCTGLGERIRTSSFHSIAYALALVATDRAQAAVTAEKENEWDLAAGVLLIQEAGGMVEDADRNPLTFNQPVPRFTGLLALAGTIEPELRPLLRSHVARAGKQTPN; encoded by the coding sequence ATGGATCGAGAACTCCACCTTCTGGTCGAATCCGTCCGCGAAGCCGGTGCCCGAGCGCTCGAGTTGGCGCGCACCGGTTTTGACGTGCAGACCAAGAGCGATCGATCTCCGGTGACGACCGCCGATCTCGAAGTCAATCGGATCCTTCACGAGATGCAGCAGAAGCACTTCCCCGAGGACGGATGGCTGTCGGAGGAATCTCCCGACGACCCGGCGCGACTCGGTCGCGCCCGCGTCTGGATCGTCGATCCCATCGACGGAACCAGGGCCTTCATCAAGAAACTGCCGGAGTTCTGCATCTCCGCCGCGCTGGTCGAGAAAGGTAACCCCCTTGCGGCGGTCATTTTCAATCCATCGACCGACGAGCTCTTCACCGCCGTTCGAGGCCGCGGCCTCCAGGTCAACGGCAAGCCGGTCCCCAGGTCGACCAAGACGGATCCTCCGCTCGTGATGGTGAGTCCGGGAGAGTTTCGCGGAGGTCCTTGCACTGGATTGGGCGAACGCATCCGAACCAGTTCCTTCCATTCCATCGCCTATGCCCTGGCCCTCGTCGCGACCGACCGAGCCCAAGCCGCGGTCACGGCCGAGAAGGAAAACGAATGGGACCTCGCGGCCGGCGTGCTGCTGATCCAAGAGGCGGGCGGCATGGTCGAAGACGCCGACCGCAATCCCCTGACGTTCAATCAGCCCGTTCCTCGGTTCACCGGCTTGCTCGCTCTGGCAGGAACGATCGAGCCTGAACTTCGACCTCTCTTGCGCAGCCACGTCGCTCGCGCCGGCAAGCAGACACCCAACTGA
- a CDS encoding nitrate oxidoreductase subunit beta, translated as MPEVYNWQLGRKMLYPYEERHPKWQFAFVFNINRCLACQTCSMADKSTWLFSKGQEYMWWNNVETKPYGGYPQFYDVKITQLIEQVNPGGQVWNVRVGRKHHAPYGVFEGMTIFDAGAKVGQAAIGYIPTDQEWRFVNIYEDTATSMRSLVEGIDRSGFSRDEPWRLSGSSLPEHETFFFYLQRICNHCTYPGCLAACPRKAIYKRPEDGIVLIDQNRCRGYKKCVEQCPFKKPMYRGTTRVSEKCIACYPRIEGKDPLTGGEPMETRCMAACVGKIRMQSLVRIGEDGLWAEDRWHPLYYTIRVEQVALPLYPQWGTEPNGYYIPPRHSPRGYARQMFGPGVDNAIEKYLVPSRELLAVLQLWRASQQIVFRYDVIPGPKVFETQIHGKRFEMYNDTVLGFNKSGKEVARIQVEEPIYVRPAERVNWL; from the coding sequence ATGCCAGAAGTCTATAACTGGCAACTGGGACGGAAGATGCTGTATCCGTATGAGGAGCGGCATCCGAAGTGGCAGTTTGCCTTTGTGTTCAATATCAACCGGTGTTTGGCGTGTCAGACGTGTTCGATGGCGGACAAGTCGACCTGGCTGTTTTCGAAGGGCCAGGAATACATGTGGTGGAACAACGTGGAGACCAAGCCGTACGGGGGGTATCCGCAGTTCTACGACGTGAAGATCACGCAGTTGATCGAGCAAGTGAACCCGGGGGGGCAGGTGTGGAACGTGCGGGTGGGCCGCAAGCACCATGCGCCCTACGGGGTGTTCGAAGGGATGACCATTTTTGACGCGGGGGCCAAGGTGGGCCAGGCGGCGATTGGGTACATTCCGACGGACCAGGAATGGCGCTTCGTGAACATCTACGAGGACACGGCGACCTCGATGCGCTCGTTGGTGGAGGGCATTGATCGGTCGGGGTTCTCGCGCGATGAGCCGTGGCGGCTGTCCGGCAGTTCGCTGCCGGAGCACGAGACGTTCTTCTTCTACCTGCAGCGGATTTGCAATCACTGCACCTACCCCGGCTGTTTGGCCGCCTGCCCGCGCAAGGCGATCTATAAGCGGCCGGAGGACGGCATCGTGTTGATCGACCAGAACCGGTGCCGGGGGTACAAGAAGTGCGTGGAGCAGTGTCCGTTCAAGAAGCCGATGTACCGGGGGACGACCCGGGTGTCGGAGAAGTGCATTGCGTGCTATCCCCGGATCGAGGGGAAGGACCCGCTGACGGGCGGCGAGCCGATGGAAACGCGCTGTATGGCGGCCTGCGTGGGGAAGATCCGCATGCAGAGCCTGGTGCGCATCGGCGAGGACGGCCTGTGGGCGGAGGATCGGTGGCACCCCCTGTACTACACCATTCGGGTGGAGCAGGTGGCGCTGCCCTTGTATCCGCAGTGGGGCACGGAGCCCAATGGCTACTACATTCCGCCGCGGCACAGCCCGCGGGGCTATGCCCGGCAGATGTTCGGCCCGGGCGTGGACAATGCCATTGAGAAGTATCTGGTGCCGAGCCGGGAGTTGTTGGCGGTCCTCCAGCTCTGGAGAGCCAGCCAGCAGATCGTCTTCCGGTATGACGTCATTCCGGGCCCGAAGGTGTTTGAGACCCAGATTCACGGCAAGCGGTTCGAGATGTACAACGATACCGTGCTGGGCTTCAACAAGTCGGGCAAGGAAGTGGCGCGCATTCAGGTCGAAGAGCCGATCTATGTCAGACCCGCCGAACGGGTGAACTGGCTGTAG
- a CDS encoding mechanosensitive ion channel: MNQFEWIRFDSSVSWDGLKSLILLVSLLIIRALVVRGISHNTGLSMEAKRRWVVTTRNSILFAFLIGLVVIWAHELQAFAVSLVALAAALVLATKELLLCWSGSALRVGGKVYSVGDRIQIAGHRGVVLDHDIFTTKLLEIGPGQASHLYTGRVTVFPNSLLFTNALVKENPGQEYGLYTLTVPLHPDEHWQEREKRLLEAAKAECAPFMAEASRQMKLLEQTNLLEAPSPEPRITIQLVEAGRIHLILRFPAPDRGRSRIEQAILRRFLAADPSFPPRLS, translated from the coding sequence GTGAACCAATTCGAATGGATCCGCTTCGATAGCTCGGTGAGCTGGGATGGGCTCAAGTCGCTGATTCTGCTGGTGTCGCTCCTGATCATTCGCGCCCTGGTCGTGCGAGGAATCTCGCACAACACCGGGTTGTCGATGGAAGCGAAGCGGCGCTGGGTTGTGACGACCAGAAACTCGATTCTCTTCGCGTTTCTGATCGGCCTGGTGGTGATCTGGGCGCACGAGCTCCAGGCCTTCGCCGTCTCCCTCGTCGCGTTGGCCGCCGCACTCGTCCTGGCGACCAAGGAACTCTTGCTCTGCTGGAGTGGGTCGGCGCTGCGGGTCGGCGGCAAGGTCTACTCAGTCGGCGACCGCATCCAGATCGCCGGACATCGAGGGGTGGTATTGGACCATGATATTTTTACGACCAAGCTCCTGGAGATCGGTCCCGGCCAGGCGTCCCATCTCTATACCGGTCGTGTGACGGTGTTTCCCAATAGCCTCCTTTTCACCAACGCTCTGGTCAAAGAAAATCCGGGCCAGGAGTACGGGCTCTATACGCTGACGGTGCCTCTTCATCCGGACGAGCACTGGCAGGAGAGGGAAAAGCGCTTGCTCGAGGCAGCCAAGGCGGAATGCGCGCCCTTCATGGCCGAGGCGAGCCGCCAGATGAAGCTCCTGGAACAGACCAACCTGCTCGAGGCTCCCTCTCCGGAGCCTCGCATCACGATCCAGCTGGTCGAAGCGGGACGTATCCACTTGATCTTGCGGTTTCCGGCTCCGGACCGCGGCCGTTCGAGAATCGAGCAGGCGATTCTCCGCCGATTTCTGGCTGCCGATCCGTCTTTCCCACCTCGCCTATCATAA
- the corA gene encoding magnesium/cobalt transporter CorA yields the protein MKLVQKRSKKIGLPPGTIVHIGEKKSETVTITAFHYAGGYCEERQVEDATTLAPPTDESVVWINVSGVHRMDVLETFGRQFGLHALLLEDIANTDQRPKLDDYETYFFLVTKMLTLTERQDVQVEQVSLVLGRNFVLSFQENGTDVFQPVRERLRGGKGRLRQAGADSLCHALIDAIVDQYFAVLEVVGEKIESLQQMVVADPRPETLRDIHALKRQLLLLRRAVWPLRDVMNNLSRSDCPFLQQPTKVFFRDVYDHVVQIVDTIETLREMVSASLDIYLSSVSYRLNSVMRMLTVITTIFMPLSFIASIYGMNFEHMPELQAQWGYPLVLGVMAAVGISMLVLFRKKGWL from the coding sequence ATGAAACTGGTCCAGAAGCGTTCGAAGAAAATCGGACTTCCTCCGGGAACCATCGTTCACATCGGCGAGAAGAAGTCCGAGACCGTGACTATCACGGCCTTTCACTATGCGGGCGGGTACTGTGAAGAACGACAGGTTGAAGACGCGACCACTCTCGCGCCGCCGACCGACGAATCGGTGGTGTGGATCAACGTCAGCGGGGTACATCGGATGGACGTGCTGGAAACGTTCGGCAGGCAGTTCGGTCTCCATGCGCTCTTGCTGGAAGATATTGCCAACACCGATCAGCGTCCCAAGCTGGACGACTACGAGACATACTTTTTTCTCGTGACGAAGATGTTGACGCTCACGGAACGCCAGGATGTGCAGGTCGAGCAGGTCAGCCTGGTCCTGGGGCGGAACTTCGTGCTGTCGTTTCAGGAAAACGGAACCGATGTATTCCAGCCCGTACGCGAGAGGCTGCGCGGTGGAAAAGGCCGCTTACGACAGGCCGGCGCGGACTCTCTCTGTCATGCGCTGATCGACGCGATCGTGGACCAGTACTTTGCTGTGTTGGAGGTGGTCGGCGAAAAGATCGAGTCCTTGCAGCAAATGGTGGTGGCCGATCCGCGACCGGAGACGCTCCGTGACATTCACGCGCTCAAGCGTCAATTGCTTCTTCTGCGCCGAGCCGTCTGGCCGTTGCGGGACGTGATGAATAACCTGTCGCGGTCGGATTGCCCCTTCCTCCAGCAACCGACCAAGGTGTTCTTCCGCGACGTGTACGATCACGTGGTGCAGATCGTGGATACGATCGAAACCTTGCGCGAAATGGTCTCGGCCAGTCTCGACATCTATCTGTCCAGCGTCAGTTACCGGCTGAACAGCGTCATGCGGATGTTAACCGTGATCACGACGATTTTCATGCCGCTGAGCTTCATCGCGAGCATCTATGGTATGAATTTCGAGCACATGCCCGAGCTTCAGGCGCAATGGGGCTATCCGCTTGTCTTGGGAGTCATGGCCGCGGTCGGGATTTCGATGCTCGTGCTGTTCAGGAAGAAAGGGTGGCTCTAG
- a CDS encoding DUF1653 domain-containing protein, whose product MVEPGRYRHYKGHEYEVVGTARHSETEEEFVVYRALYGARALWIRPRAMFEQTVVVEGKEVPRFQFLAGC is encoded by the coding sequence ATGGTTGAGCCGGGACGCTATCGCCACTACAAGGGACACGAATACGAGGTCGTCGGGACGGCCCGTCATTCGGAGACCGAGGAGGAATTCGTGGTCTATCGGGCCCTGTACGGAGCGCGGGCCCTGTGGATCAGACCTCGGGCCATGTTTGAGCAGACGGTCGTGGTCGAAGGAAAGGAAGTGCCCCGTTTCCAGTTTCTAGCGGGATGCTGA
- a CDS encoding CHASE3 domain-containing protein — protein sequence MAQKSKLWVYLGAGIILIVIFSVEQMLLLRQWQDGLVSQQQRSAIREEVLILRRWTADIDNGFRGYVLMRQPYFLAPMVMAEEEIPMALERLTRLTGKTPALQGSVQVLKRRLDELITTKRRLATKIANGESDEVLAYVRTGEGLALAKTISAVFDDLESKIARQFPEADLAPLERQKKALWQLVAAQAGAVFVGVLVMELLLAAFAAPHRSET from the coding sequence GTGGCACAAAAATCCAAACTGTGGGTCTACCTCGGTGCGGGAATTATCCTGATCGTGATTTTTTCCGTCGAGCAGATGTTGCTCCTCCGTCAGTGGCAGGACGGCCTGGTCTCGCAGCAGCAGCGCAGTGCGATCCGCGAAGAGGTGCTCATCCTGCGTCGTTGGACGGCGGATATCGACAACGGGTTTCGCGGGTACGTCTTAATGCGGCAACCATACTTCCTTGCGCCCATGGTCATGGCCGAGGAAGAAATCCCGATGGCGCTGGAGCGCTTGACACGACTGACCGGCAAGACCCCCGCGCTTCAGGGGAGCGTCCAGGTGCTCAAGCGACGGCTTGATGAGCTGATCACGACCAAACGGCGGCTTGCCACGAAGATTGCCAACGGGGAATCGGACGAAGTTCTGGCCTATGTCCGGACCGGAGAGGGATTGGCGCTGGCCAAAACCATCTCGGCGGTCTTCGATGATCTCGAAAGCAAGATTGCCAGGCAATTTCCGGAAGCCGACCTGGCTCCGCTCGAGCGACAGAAGAAAGCGCTGTGGCAGTTGGTGGCCGCCCAAGCCGGCGCCGTATTCGTCGGCGTGCTGGTGATGGAACTGTTGCTCGCCGCCTTCGCCGCCCCTCATCGTTCGGAAACGTAG
- a CDS encoding MEKHLA domain-containing protein — protein sequence MNEAAESADWMGPSTVQWCRWLLDSYRHWIGRDLIERTGSPAIQARILFDAPFVVVSHGVEADPILNYGNRRALDLWESTWEQLVRTPSRLTAEPVHQAERKRMLEAARSRGFFSGYRGVRISMTGRRFRVEDACVWTIMDVQGARVGQAASFSQWTML from the coding sequence ATGAATGAAGCGGCGGAGTCTGCAGACTGGATGGGGCCTTCGACGGTGCAATGGTGTCGGTGGCTGCTGGACAGCTATCGGCATTGGATAGGTCGGGACCTCATCGAACGGACCGGGTCGCCGGCGATCCAAGCACGCATACTGTTCGATGCGCCTTTCGTGGTGGTATCCCATGGAGTTGAAGCGGACCCGATTCTGAACTACGGCAATCGTCGCGCCCTGGATTTGTGGGAGTCGACCTGGGAGCAGTTGGTCAGGACCCCGTCCCGCCTGACTGCCGAGCCGGTTCATCAGGCCGAACGGAAGCGGATGTTGGAAGCCGCGCGATCGCGCGGCTTTTTCAGCGGCTATCGAGGAGTGCGCATCTCCATGACCGGTCGCCGGTTCCGTGTCGAGGATGCGTGTGTGTGGACGATCATGGATGTACAGGGAGCCAGGGTAGGTCAAGCGGCCAGCTTCTCACAATGGACCATGCTCTAG
- a CDS encoding tetratricopeptide repeat protein, with product MSMRLMLLVSFLMWWPTACQQTTWEAAMASGQQAVQQGNYAEAERLFLVAVRKAEEFGLHDRRVAISLSQLAQVYAGQGKHVEAEPLYLQALKIYQEVHGEDHPDVAATLNNLGVLHRMYGQYAEADPLLTRALLIKERLLGAEHPDVALSVANLAQLRVSQGQPERAEPLYRRALSIREKALGPFHPEVARTLEDLANVLRKLGRREEAVSLEVRARELRAARS from the coding sequence ATGAGTATGAGACTGATGCTCTTGGTCTCGTTCCTCATGTGGTGGCCAACGGCGTGCCAGCAGACCACGTGGGAAGCTGCCATGGCCTCCGGGCAACAGGCTGTTCAGCAAGGAAATTATGCGGAGGCGGAGCGTCTCTTCCTCGTGGCGGTGCGCAAGGCGGAAGAGTTCGGCTTGCACGATCGTCGGGTCGCCATCAGTCTGTCGCAGCTGGCCCAGGTCTATGCCGGGCAGGGCAAACACGTCGAGGCCGAGCCGCTCTATCTGCAGGCGCTCAAGATTTATCAGGAGGTGCACGGCGAGGACCACCCTGATGTGGCGGCCACCTTGAACAATCTTGGAGTGCTCCATCGTATGTACGGGCAATATGCCGAGGCCGATCCTTTGCTGACCCGAGCGCTGCTCATTAAAGAGCGGCTTCTGGGAGCGGAGCATCCGGATGTCGCGCTCAGCGTGGCGAATCTGGCCCAGCTGCGGGTTTCTCAGGGCCAGCCTGAACGGGCTGAGCCTTTATATCGCAGGGCATTGAGCATACGCGAAAAAGCGTTGGGCCCGTTCCACCCGGAGGTCGCCCGGACCTTGGAGGATCTGGCCAATGTCTTGAGGAAATTAGGCCGGCGGGAGGAGGCCGTCTCCCTGGAGGTGCGGGCCCGCGAGCTCCGAGCTGCACGGAGTTGA
- the leuD gene encoding 3-isopropylmalate dehydratase small subunit, with product MQAFTQMTGIVAPLDRVNVDTDQIIPKQFLKTIKRTGLREGLFYDWRKRKDGSPDPGFFLNQRRYQDATILLTRDNFGCGSSREHAPWALLDQGFRCVIASSFADIFYNNCFQNGILPVVLTSDEVQSIMKDALATEGYRLAVDLGRQTVTPPTGASYRFEIDPFRKDCLYRGLDAIGLTLQHAAAISAYEAKRKTEAPWLFLDLLS from the coding sequence ATGCAAGCATTCACCCAGATGACCGGAATCGTGGCCCCGCTCGATCGTGTGAACGTCGACACCGATCAGATCATTCCGAAGCAATTTCTGAAGACCATCAAGCGGACCGGCCTCCGCGAGGGCCTTTTCTACGATTGGCGAAAACGGAAGGACGGATCGCCGGACCCTGGTTTCTTTCTCAATCAGCGCCGCTATCAGGATGCGACGATCCTGCTGACGCGCGATAATTTCGGTTGCGGGTCATCGCGGGAACATGCGCCCTGGGCTCTGCTGGACCAGGGTTTTCGTTGCGTGATCGCCTCCAGCTTCGCCGACATCTTCTACAACAACTGCTTTCAAAACGGCATTCTGCCGGTCGTCCTGACCTCCGACGAGGTCCAATCCATCATGAAGGACGCCTTGGCCACGGAAGGATACAGGCTCGCCGTAGATCTTGGTCGCCAAACCGTCACCCCCCCCACCGGAGCTTCCTATCGATTCGAGATCGATCCGTTCAGAAAAGATTGTCTGTATCGGGGTCTTGACGCCATCGGTCTCACACTGCAACACGCAGCGGCAATCTCCGCGTATGAAGCCAAGCGGAAGACCGAAGCACCCTGGCTTTTTCTCGATCTGCTGTCCTAG
- the leuC gene encoding 3-isopropylmalate dehydratase large subunit, whose protein sequence is MSNRTLFDKIWDSHVVRQEPDGTTLLYIDRQLVHEVTSPQAFEGLKLAGRRPRRPGATLAVPDHNVPTSDRRLGIADPISAKQIRTLEDNCREFGITLFGMDDPRQGIVHVIGPEQGFTLPGTTIVCGDSHTSTHGAFGALAFGIGTSEVEHVLATQCLVQKRPKTMEIRVDGLLSPRCSAKDVILAIIGKIGTAGGTGYVVEYTGSTINGLSIEGRMTLCNMSIEGGARAGLVAPDDKTFAYLKGRPLAPQGNLFEQAVETWQRLGTDPGARYDATVALQAETIPPQVSWGTSPGMVTGVDGRVPDPRSLADDKARQAVERALEYMGLTANMPITEITIDRVFIGSCTNSRIEDLRLAAGLAKGKRVAKTVHAMVVPGSGLVKQQAEEEGLDKVFLEAGFEWREAGCSMCLAMNADILQPGERCASTSNRNFEGRQGAGGRTHLVSPAMAVAAAVEGHFVDIRHWT, encoded by the coding sequence ATGTCCAACCGGACCCTATTTGACAAGATCTGGGACTCCCATGTCGTGCGGCAGGAGCCCGACGGCACAACCCTACTCTACATCGATCGCCAATTGGTCCATGAAGTGACCTCACCCCAAGCATTCGAGGGACTGAAGCTCGCCGGCCGTCGGCCTCGGCGACCCGGCGCCACGCTGGCGGTGCCGGACCACAATGTGCCGACGTCGGACCGTCGCCTGGGGATCGCCGATCCGATCAGCGCCAAGCAGATCCGGACGCTCGAGGACAACTGCCGCGAGTTCGGCATCACGCTGTTCGGCATGGATGACCCACGGCAAGGAATCGTCCACGTCATCGGCCCTGAACAGGGATTCACTTTACCAGGCACGACGATCGTGTGCGGCGATTCGCATACTTCGACCCACGGCGCGTTCGGCGCACTGGCCTTCGGCATCGGCACGAGCGAGGTCGAGCACGTCCTTGCGACGCAATGCCTCGTGCAGAAACGGCCCAAGACTATGGAAATCCGAGTCGACGGCCTGCTGTCTCCCCGCTGTTCGGCCAAAGACGTCATCCTGGCGATCATCGGGAAGATCGGGACGGCCGGCGGCACAGGCTATGTGGTGGAATACACCGGCTCGACGATCAACGGCCTCAGCATCGAAGGCCGGATGACGCTCTGCAACATGTCGATCGAGGGCGGTGCGCGGGCCGGCTTGGTCGCTCCCGACGACAAAACCTTCGCGTATCTCAAAGGACGGCCGCTCGCGCCGCAAGGAAACCTCTTTGAACAGGCGGTTGAGACCTGGCAGCGGCTCGGGACCGATCCCGGCGCCCGATACGATGCGACGGTCGCGTTGCAAGCCGAAACCATCCCGCCGCAAGTCAGTTGGGGAACGAGCCCCGGCATGGTGACCGGCGTGGACGGCCGCGTTCCGGATCCCCGGAGCCTGGCCGACGACAAAGCCCGGCAGGCGGTGGAGCGCGCGCTCGAGTACATGGGCTTGACGGCAAACATGCCGATCACCGAGATTACGATCGACAGGGTGTTCATCGGATCCTGCACCAATTCGCGCATCGAGGATCTTCGCCTCGCCGCAGGACTCGCTAAGGGGAAACGAGTCGCCAAGACCGTGCACGCCATGGTCGTTCCCGGCTCCGGATTGGTCAAGCAACAGGCCGAGGAAGAAGGGCTCGACAAAGTCTTTCTGGAGGCGGGATTCGAGTGGCGCGAAGCCGGCTGCAGCATGTGCCTGGCGATGAATGCCGACATCCTTCAACCGGGTGAACGTTGCGCCTCGACGAGCAACCGAAACTTTGAGGGGCGTCAGGGCGCGGGAGGCCGAACCCATCTGGTGTCACCCGCCATGGCGGTGGCCGCCGCGGTCGAAGGGCATTTTGTCGATATTCGACACTGGACATAG
- the xth gene encoding exodeoxyribonuclease III translates to MKIATFNVNSLRKRLQIVLDWLEQQKPDVLCLQETKVQDSEFPLLALASSGYEITFRGMKSYNGVAILSRKKPDAVRAGLDDGGEPDEPRLLHVVIEGIPILNTYVPQGFEIDSPKYAYKLAWYRRLRVYFDKHLSPDTPAIWCGDMNVAPRPMDVHSPEKHLKHVCYHEDARNAYQAALAWGFQDVFVRLYPDRQQYTFWDYRAPSSLENNKGWRIDHILATAPLAEKCINADVDIEPRRAKDPSDHTFLWAEFSIP, encoded by the coding sequence GTGAAGATCGCCACCTTCAACGTCAATTCGCTGCGCAAACGTCTCCAGATCGTGCTCGATTGGCTGGAGCAACAGAAGCCCGATGTACTCTGCCTGCAGGAGACGAAGGTCCAAGACAGCGAATTCCCCCTGCTTGCCCTGGCGTCCTCCGGATATGAGATCACGTTTCGCGGAATGAAGTCCTACAACGGCGTCGCGATCCTGAGCCGAAAGAAACCCGACGCGGTTCGGGCGGGGTTGGACGACGGAGGAGAACCGGACGAGCCTCGGCTGCTGCATGTGGTGATTGAGGGGATTCCGATCCTCAATACCTATGTGCCGCAAGGGTTTGAAATCGATTCGCCGAAATACGCGTACAAGCTGGCGTGGTACAGGCGACTCCGAGTCTACTTTGACAAGCATCTTTCCCCGGATACGCCGGCTATTTGGTGTGGGGATATGAATGTGGCGCCGAGACCCATGGACGTCCACAGTCCCGAAAAGCATCTCAAGCACGTCTGCTATCACGAGGATGCCAGGAACGCTTACCAGGCGGCTCTGGCCTGGGGATTCCAAGATGTGTTCGTGCGGCTGTATCCGGACCGCCAACAGTATACGTTTTGGGATTACCGGGCGCCGAGTTCGTTGGAAAACAATAAAGGATGGCGCATCGACCACATTCTTGCGACGGCGCCGCTGGCGGAAAAATGCATCAACGCCGACGTCGATATCGAGCCTCGTCGGGCCAAGGATCCCTCAGACCATACCTTTCTTTGGGCGGAGTTCTCGATTCCCTGA
- a CDS encoding FAD-dependent oxidoreductase gives MANSHDIVILGGGSAGYAAARTAAELGAQVAIVDRGPLGGLCILRGCMPTKTILRTAEIASLMRRAKEFGLSPVEVTADLEKIVDRKDRLVREFADYRIEQLRDPRFTLHQGAASFLSPHCIQVGSQEVNAKAFVIATGSAANEVPVPGLSETGYLTSDTLLDLRDRPASMVVLGGGPVALEFGQFFARIGTAVTIIQRSGHLLSHLDADVGAALEQALLEDGVAVFTDTTLQRVERSESSKRVHFRHQGREAHADGALILQALGRRPHVDGLRLDKAGVTVIDGRVAVDETMRTSQPHIFAAGDVTNLYDIVHIAVQQGELAGFNAFQPEGPLRSFDGRLVTEVIFTDPQVATVGLSEMACRAGGIPHLAASYPFADHGKAMCRGDRHGFVKLVASPAGGTLLGAQIVGPEAGELIHELIAVMYYHGTVADLLRMPHYHPTLAEIITYPAESLAERIGLL, from the coding sequence ATGGCCAACTCGCATGACATCGTGATCCTCGGCGGAGGGTCTGCCGGCTATGCCGCGGCCAGGACCGCGGCCGAGCTGGGCGCACAGGTGGCGATCGTCGATCGGGGCCCGCTCGGAGGGCTCTGCATCCTGCGAGGCTGCATGCCGACCAAGACGATCCTGCGCACGGCCGAGATCGCCTCACTGATGCGGAGGGCCAAAGAATTTGGTCTCTCACCGGTCGAGGTGACCGCTGATTTGGAAAAGATCGTCGACCGCAAGGATCGATTGGTTCGGGAGTTTGCCGACTATCGCATTGAGCAGCTTAGAGACCCGCGGTTCACGCTCCACCAAGGCGCAGCCTCCTTTCTCTCTCCTCACTGCATACAGGTCGGGTCCCAGGAAGTGAACGCGAAGGCCTTCGTCATCGCCACCGGGTCGGCGGCGAACGAGGTGCCGGTGCCGGGATTGAGCGAAACGGGATATCTGACCAGCGATACCTTGCTCGATCTGAGGGACCGACCCGCGTCGATGGTGGTCTTGGGGGGTGGTCCAGTCGCCTTGGAGTTCGGCCAGTTTTTTGCCCGGATCGGGACCGCGGTGACGATCATTCAACGGAGCGGTCATCTGCTCTCGCATCTTGATGCGGATGTTGGGGCGGCATTGGAGCAAGCCTTGCTGGAAGACGGCGTCGCGGTGTTCACCGACACGACCCTGCAACGAGTCGAGCGATCCGAGTCGAGCAAACGAGTGCATTTCCGCCACCAGGGCCGCGAGGCCCATGCCGACGGAGCGCTCATTCTACAAGCGTTGGGACGGCGACCGCACGTCGACGGGTTGAGGCTGGACAAGGCCGGGGTCACGGTGATCGACGGTCGAGTGGCGGTGGATGAAACCATGCGGACGTCCCAGCCGCACATTTTTGCCGCCGGCGACGTGACCAACCTGTATGACATTGTGCACATCGCGGTGCAGCAAGGGGAGTTGGCCGGCTTCAATGCGTTCCAACCGGAGGGACCGCTGCGATCGTTCGATGGCCGCCTGGTGACGGAGGTCATTTTCACGGATCCACAGGTTGCGACGGTGGGATTGAGCGAAATGGCGTGCCGCGCGGGAGGGATTCCGCATCTCGCAGCCTCCTATCCATTTGCCGATCACGGGAAGGCCATGTGTCGCGGCGATCGTCACGGATTCGTCAAGCTGGTGGCGTCCCCGGCCGGCGGGACACTGCTCGGGGCCCAGATCGTCGGACCGGAAGCCGGAGAGCTCATCCACGAGCTCATTGCCGTCATGTACTATCACGGCACTGTTGCCGACTTGCTCCGTATGCCGCATTACCACCCGACCCTGGCCGAAATCATCACGTATCCGGCCGAGTCGCTTGCCGAGCGGATAGGGCTGCTATGA